The Perca fluviatilis chromosome 3, GENO_Pfluv_1.0, whole genome shotgun sequence nucleotide sequence AAAGGTGTGTGTATTATTAGCTGCAACCACCAGCTCTAAAGCTTGCTCTGTCGGTCCATAAAAACTTTGACGAACTAACGGAACCGctatagcctggttgacaccagacccttctcagttgtaactgctAGGTTGGAACggcaaggttcattcacagctcatttccaaaggggcgtcaccaacggacgccgctccaatgcctctgggcgcaattggatagtccttcaaccaatcagaccaatgatccgggtgacgtagcagcgacagcaacgggttgctgcgcttcggtggccgtcatgttgaatgtaaacacaaagctgcttgccgtcgctgcgctatcgtcatcgtgtaagcCCGCCTCTCCTTTATTGCAGAGCCAAGCGGCCATGACTGCCATCACATTTTAGTAGCGATGGGAGGGGCAACGGCGCATGTTGTGTTGTGGCAAGTTCATGTGTTTTCTGGGGTGACGAGACAATATATGGCAGTCTCaaagaaaattaaagctgcgcTGCTGATATGGAAAGAGGTGAGCTGAAAAAGACAAAGTGTAAACACTAAGGGTGGAACGGTTCACAAAATTCACGGTTCAGTTCATATCACGTTTTGGGGTCACGGTTTTTGGTTGTTGCTTATGGTTTGCCTTCATACAATTCTTATATAAGAAACAAACTTCATGATCAAATctttatttaaagaataggttttgcctgggtctgatatggtcgGTTTCCTAACTGCCGTTAGGATCAGTAAGTGCAAGCCAGGTTTGGATTGCTATAATGATAGTGGTttgctgctagctggctgggggctaacggtaactatATGTCCCAGGGTTGTTAGCTCTCATTCCAACTTTAGTCTCTTAGCGCCACGGGAGTGATGCAGACAGActggggtgtgctagctggctaaattagcatcaTATTAGTTGTCTATCTATAAGTTACTGGTGAATTTATTCATGGTTTAGCCCAGTGCTGTTAACCTTGgccaaaacaatcatactaaaaataactgagcgtgttgaacgatgttgtaaccttatgttacccaccaagcattagctgcttgtcaaccagcacattgtagtagCTCAACATTAAGTTGGATCGATTGATATTGAAATCAATCCATATCAATAAAGGTCactgctgtattactgtgttgcaaagtggcatgtaatcaagGAAAAGATGATGCCAtgtggcagaaaaaaacattacggTTACTGACTATAACTCTGTGACATCGTATGATCTAAAATTACTCTCAAACGTATCATGTGGGTGCCCGAGTTTAGATGGAAGTTAGAGTAACCAGagggttatatgacgccactgacaggcAACTAAATGAAACTTCctgtgtcaaaaaaaaaaaaaaaaaaaacaaacatacatttgGGACAGTCTAAggacacaacaacaaaatataaaacaggTATAGTCATTTTTAGAGATTTTAATGCAGACTTGTTACATAATTGTACCTTTAAGTAGCACGACTAGAGTAAAGTAATGCTATTCAATTTGTAGCTACACTTCTAGTGCATTTACATTCTGTGTGCATCTGACTAAGCTAAACCTTTGGGCAATTTGTTTGTGCATACAGTGTGTAGTTTTCCCAAAAGGGATGGTGAGGATTACTTTCCCACTCAAAGATTTATGCCTCTGCAAAACATTGGGCTGAACTAAACTAAGAAATTAGAAAAATAAGGAAGATGTCGCAATAGTTTAAAGTTGCTAAAGCGCTTATGAGTAATTCCATTCCCATGATTGACGTATTCCTTATTACAATGAAAACAGTCAAAGTGGTCTGAAAATTCAATGCCTGCCTTTTTAGAGAGTAAATCCATGTCAGCCAGACATCAATGTGCATGCCCTGGGAAGAAGTTCTCTGTTCACACTGCTTTACGAATTTGATGAGTTGAGAAGAATAAACTAGTTTGCCATGTTCAGTGTAATAAAGTAGTGTCACCAAATTGAAATGTATGGTTCCTTTGTGCATGTTTAATGGTTTTTGAAAGACAACCCATGTCTGTAGCATAAGCTATAACATGGTGTAGCTACAAAGGTAACCAATGCCACTGCATCTAGATGACTGAACTAAACCAATAAGCCTAAATGTCAATGAGGACACTTTAAGTTGGTGATGACAACTTTAGAAAAGCCTAACAGCCATACCTACATCTACAGTGGTTCACTACAAATTACTGATAAACGGTTTCATAATTCTGACAAAACTAAACAACCGAAGTGAACAAATAACTTCTCATGCATATGTTTAAATTTGACATTTACATGCCAATTTTAAagagttttcatttttcttgtcTTCTTAAAATCCTGCAATGGCCTTCTTGAATGTCAGCAAACATATTGAGTGTTACCTAAATTTATTAGTGCAACACtgatttttatgtaaaaaatatatatataaattgcctaaaaaaaaaaaaaatcttttatccAGTGTAATCTCCCACAGTGGCATAGCTTTACAAATTAGACAAAAACATATAACAGTGATGTTACTTTTAGGTCACAAATTTGCAAGAAAATGCACTagcaggattaaaaaaaaaaaaagaatggccCGTTTTGCCAAGTTCATACTCGAGCTGTTGCCCTTTTTGTTTCGGGTGTGTCTTTGATGCCTTTGATTATTTGGCTGCGCCACCCGTTTATCAACTTCTCTTTCGTTGGGATTTGGTTGTCTTGATACTGCTGTTTAATATTGCTCTTTTGGATGTTTGCATTTTTATGTCTTCGGTCATTTCTCAGAGCAAATCAATGTGACAGCAACACTTTCGTATTGTATTTTACAAAGAGGATGAGCCATTAAAAATTAGTTTTTGTAACACTGGAAACATGGTTGCCAAATGGGGCAACCAGACCAAACGAAATAGTTGACAGGGGTCCAACTCCAGTTGCCCTAGGAAACTGGCCAACTGTTAATGTAGAGCCTTGTCTGTCAATACTTAATTTATGCTATTTACAAACCTGTATATGTTATGCTATTCATTCTTTGCCATTTATACAGTTCATAACAATAAATGCCCCATCATAGGATAATTCAATATTAATGTTCATGTATGTATGATTTACGAGGCAAAAGACATATACACACTGGAGGAAGCTTAAGTGGGTTATCTcctcaagcttttattttgcttAACAGTGAGCCAATAGAAACACTCAATTTTGAAGTGTGAAAGCATGGAGAATTAAGTCTTCAGCGAGGTTTCCCTTCGCTATGGTCGTTAGTTGTGTTCCGGTTCTTGAACTGTCAGCCAGATATTAAGCCGGTGAAGCATAATTTAAACGTCATTTTCATTGTGTGGATTTTTGTCTTTAATCTAGTCAGTAACTATAAACTCGAGACCTGCCATGTCTCTGCATGCAAAGCTAGACTTCAAAATGGGCCTTCCCACatgatagctaacgttaacttatTCAGAAATGACACCATACTTGCAAAGTTATTTAACAATCTAAGTCACACGGAGACTAACGGTGCAGCAGCTCACTCGTCTCGCAGCTCAATCCTGTTTTATAACTGTTTCTATCTCAAATAAATCTTCGCTATCAACGAAGGCCCACACTGTCGCATTTGAATTTAGCTAACCAGCTAGCGGACTGACTGCAAAGTGTAACGTTAACCACACTATTTGTACAAAGCTGTTCAGCAAGACATTGTTGCAGCGTGGCtcacaactttttttaaactgcaaattATCACACGCAAAACAGCTATTATGCTTCCTAACTGCCCAGAGCGAAACTAATTTACAGTTATGAAAATGTGCGCTTGGTGAAGGCCTGTCGCAGCACTGAGCAGGTGGGCCATGCATACACGCAGCAGTTTTAAGTGTCGCTTTTGACATGGTAAATAACACGTGTCACTAATGGGATTTCATAACAAAGTGTCACTAAGATTAGATTAAGCACACTTTCAAGTCATTCAGCTAAACGTGGCTGTCATATCCTTAAAAAACTGCTGCAAATAGTAACGCTGTCTTATTTGAATGGAGGGAACTAGGGCCTGTTAGCTACCATGCTGGTGGTGTTTCAATGAGGCTTAGGGGGGCATTAGCAAGCACTTTTCAGTTCTTACATTTTCAATGACACGACTAGCCAGATGTTTCAAATAACAACACGGAGCTGACTAAATTGCTACAAGTAATGTACCATTTTAGGTCAGAAAGGTTGTACAAATGAGGGGCGGTCGCGAGTCTATAAATAACGTTCCACGGCGTGAAGCAGGAGTTGTTttgcaggctaacgttagcaagctAGTTTAGCTACCTGGTTGCTGTAAGAAGCCATGCTCCCGGTGAGATTTCCTCTCCTCCACTGACAAGATGAAAATTCTCCCGGGAAGGTGTTGTAGGTTTGTAATGGCCGTTACCAAAAGCGTCCTACTTCGACGTCATTGTCATTTTCACAACGGTGTCCTGGCAGTCGTAAGTTTTGATCCATGTAATGCATCAGCACTTCATGCTGTTCGCCTTGCCGTCACCGCCATTTCTGTCTGGTCGCTTGCTAGCCAAACCAGCGCGCGGTCGGTTCTAGTGGCAGCGTGAGCTCAAGGAGTAGCGATAAACACTTCCGGTGGTGGTTTGCTCCcggacttcaaaataaaagtcttcaTCTTTAACCATAGACTGCATAAAAAGATTCAAATTTACAGTCATTGTCTTTAACCTTAGATAATCCCCTTCTGCTGCTGCAAAAAAGCTCCATTAAATAGGGGTTATTTGACTGCTGGTAATATATTCATTGCTGGATGTAAGATTGAGCTCTTTACTTGACAAGGACAATCCATTCTTGTATCAGAGAATTGcgtacatacacaaacacttgTGTGCTTTTATTTGTGCTTATGAGctttgtctgtgtttatgtgattTTATTGTGCTTATATGCTTTTTGTCTGTGCTTATATGTTCACTCTCTCTTGTGTTATCAACCTGCCCTGGACTGCAGGTGAAAATTAGCGCgtatggctaaatctggcacatttacgCTTCATGTTGGACTCAAGTGCTCATGTTAaataatgtgcattgtcccttcttaaattaaaaaacataacatccaTAAGTATCTGGCTCGTGTAATTACAGGGTGTGGGTGTAAGAATTACCTCAATGacatggtcacaactttaagtTACGTTTATTGTGAAATATATCTATGTTTCGGCGGAAACGCTGAAAGCAATGTCGTGCCGCGAACTTCATGATTGAAGCGTGACCGCGTGCGCCGTCTGCGTTTACGTCCGGGTTGGGGCATGAATCGCaaaatttttgtttttggaagTTGAGCACGACTGAAAACCAATAATTTTATAGGCTACTTTCCGGTTTCTGTTCCGGTTCACACTAGTGAAGCTGCATATGTTGTCCTGTAATATTTGGATCAAAGTAACCAGAAATTAAATGTAGCTAGTTGTCTGGTTTAGTCATATAAACAATACATATAATAAAGTACAATGCTCTACAATCATACATATAATGTATACACCCAACACGCTGTAAACTACTATAAATTGGGGAAAGAAACCTTACGTTACATTAACAGAAATTTCACAAATGAGTTGTAGGCTACTCTAGTGGGCGTGGCACAACACAGGTGAGTGGCAGGAGGAGGAACTCAAACACAGGAAGCTGAGAAAGTTCGGTTGTTTTCTTCCCGATATAAACGAAAGCAGGATCACATTGTTTACGGAGTCCAAAGGTAATAAATAATTATGTTGTGTCTTTGTATTATTCACGAGCCTAGAACCATTTACTTTACGTTAAAACGTGAAACACGGATGAACTTCGCAACAGGTTAGTAAGGAGCACTTCTCGAATTGTGGACCTCTCGCAATAATATGCTGGGCTCCCATGTTGAAATAATGTAGACGTCTGATTTAGTTTGCTTACTATTCTCATGTAGGTATGATAAAATGCATTTGTCCTACTGGAATTTCCGTGGGTCCCGAAATCATCACCACCTTTCTAGCCACTTTACAAATGAAGAAACCTCTCTGTCTTTGGTCCTTCACCTCACCCAGCCTTTAATCATCATTAAATAATCCTTCATGCTGCTTTACTGGCCACTGTGGCAGTTACTGAGATTAAGCCAACTATCCACTTTGTTTATGAGGGTCTAGGCCTATAGTACAATTCATGTCCATAATCGTCCTTTTTAGGCAGAGGAACATGCCAGAGAGGGGAAGACACCACCAGAGGAGTGACGTGTATGATGAGTACAAGAGCAGGGACAGGGAATACTCACACAATGGAGACCACGCTTCATATGATGGCAGAGGCCGCAACCAGAAGCCGAGAGATATGGACGAGGGAGGCTCTGCTGGTGACAGAAGGgccaaacaaaacagacagagTGACATGACAACTAACTCTCACAATGAGACACCTGTTTACAGAGACCAGGACCATGAAGCAGCCTCAAGACTGTAAGGGACCGTATACTTTCTATTTACAAGACCCTGCACTCCCTGTCATGTCTTCCGCACACACTTTTCACCATCTGTGGCAGGGTTatttatttgcatttgtatGTAAAATGGCATGTTTTGTAAAGATATAATTGATTCTGTGGTATTGTCCTTGTAGGGCCAATGAGACTGCAGGGTATCACCCTGAAGGGGAGTATAATGAACCACAACACAGACAAGCTCTTTACAATCTCAGATACATCTTAACCAGCAGAGGCaagtatatttattttagaGTTCTTCTGTGAAATGTTGGTTACAGTCAGAGAGCGTGCTCATCAGCGTTTACAATTTCTAGAATTTGTTAGGTGGCCCCCAAATATAGTAGACAATATAACATgcaatatgattttttttttttttttttattatatccTATTTTTAATCACCCATTAAACATGCTTTATAAGTGCAAATTAAAAGTGCAAATTAAATTAAGACCAGcaaatgtttggttttttttgcttgaaaaatatgtatttttttgttgatcAATTGATTAATCACTTGCCATGTTGCTATACATTAATGTCAGTATTGTGTTTATCCCGTGTCTCCCAGGTCTCTGCCAGCTTATGGAGCTGTTTGTGAATCTGCTTATTGTCATCTGTGCCGGAGTGCCATACAGCAACAACGGGGGTTACCGTGACCTGGCCAGCCTCGGTGGACTCTACTATTATCACTTTGGTGGAGCCAACGCCTTCAGTGGAGCCGATGCTGACAGGGTGAAGGAGCTGGACCGGCTGTTCCATCAGCTCTCGCGGCCTCCGTACGTCTTCACCATGGCCTGCGGTGGGGTTTTAATGATCTACGCCTGTGCCATGCTTGCCCTGGGTATTTTCAGGGTCCCTTACCGCTGGCCTCCCGTGCTGCTGGGAGAGGCTCTGCTGAACCTTCTGATTGGCCTGGGCTACATCCCTGCGCTGGCCTTCTACTTTATTAAGCTGCAGGGAACCTACAACGACCCCATCTGTATGGAGAGAGAGCAGATGTACAAGAGCAAAGGGCACAATGGCTTTCAGTGCCAGTTCAATGGTGCAGATATCGCAGGAGGTCTCTTTGgggtggtgggggtgtttgtTTTCATCTTGGGTGCAGTGTTAGCTGTCAGAGCTTTCAGGTCA carries:
- the marveld3 gene encoding MARVEL domain-containing protein 3, whose protein sequence is MPERGRHHQRSDVYDEYKSRDREYSHNGDHASYDGRGRNQKPRDMDEGGSAGDRRAKQNRQSDMTTNSHNETPVYRDQDHEAASRLANETAGYHPEGEYNEPQHRQALYNLRYILTSRGLCQLMELFVNLLIVICAGVPYSNNGGYRDLASLGGLYYYHFGGANAFSGADADRVKELDRLFHQLSRPPYVFTMACGGVLMIYACAMLALGIFRVPYRWPPVLLGEALLNLLIGLGYIPALAFYFIKLQGTYNDPICMEREQMYKSKGHNGFQCQFNGADIAGGLFGVVGVFVFILGAVLAVRAFRSVRELKKQKTNEDHF